The Amaranthus tricolor cultivar Red isolate AtriRed21 chromosome 2, ASM2621246v1, whole genome shotgun sequence genome contains the following window.
CCGGACAACTTAACGACGCAATTTGATGAACACGAATACCACAAAAGCATAAAATAGTGTCGCATGTAGTATTAGGTTGAAGAAGCTTAATATTCCGTTTTAACAGCGAGTTATGCAGTGAGTTAACACACTTTTGCGAGTCAGATTCCGGCATCATCGGGAGCACAGAATCGTCCGAGTCAGGTGAAACGGGAGGTTTAGCCGGAGGGAGCTGGAGTGCGGAACGGGCATGAGCAGCGTAAAGCCAAGCAGCTAGAACAGGACAACAACGACTCCGGTCTAGATTATGAGAACAAGCTTCATTAACACCACCAAAGAGTTCATCAGAGAGGTCTAAATGGCAGGTTTGAGAATCGGTTTGAATCGGAAAAGCTGGAACAGTGTTGGGAGTTGTGGGGTAATCTTTAGGATTGATTGGTTGGGTTAAACCGGAAACGGGTTCAGAGAGTAGATTAGAGAAACAATGGTGGGGAAAAAGGAAAGAGAAAGTTAAGAATGTGATGATGGTGTAATGATTGGAGGAAGCCGCCATTGATGATGAGTAAGTTCTTGTGAAAAGAGAGGTTGGTTGAAAATGGGGttatggtgatgatgatgattcgtTCTTGGGGAAAAGGTTAAAACAATGGATTCAAGGCTGAAAGGCATAAGATAACAATGGCAaaaaatcaaaggaaaaaaaagaaaaagtaatggGTGCTAAAAGTTGTCTGTGTGTATAATGTAACCTAGCTTTATGGCAATTTTTACtgtttttatcacttttttttctAAGAAAATTGGACGTGGTGACACTCTGgcattttcaaaaatattcatAAAGTGGTGTGGTGACTTTGagcttttaatttttgttaaaatgttaaatttttggttagattaagtacttattttaattgaattttaaaatatgtaGTTAATTAGGTAATCACAacgtttgttttttgaaaaaatgtaaTTACGTTAGGTAAAAATTGCGcaaagtaaacaaaaaaaccgTCCCTTTtatctaccacgtggaaaaattATTAGGTCAAGGTCACAATGTGAATTTAATGTGAAAAAACCGAAAATTTAGGGTTACCACAtgaaatttccttttttttattttcagtaaGTATAAGATCGTCTCATTATAAGATAAGTTTATATGATGAGTCTATTTTTCTAATGGATTATttaaaggttataagtgattgttaaaactacaaaaagtgattacttaAATATTAAAACCGGAGGTACTTTAAGATGTATAttaattgatatttattttgctcCAAAGTAATGATCTCACTATGAGAGTATAATTTGAAAATTGTTGTTACATAATACTTGTGTCTAAACTTGTGCAATGTGTCGAATTACGGCTAAGTAAggctcaaataaaaattaaacaggttatatcaataataattagACTCTTAACGATTACATAACGCATTACAATTCAAgcgaaaaaaattttataataaacatTTGTTTGGCCAATATTGAGTGTGTTTTTAGTGCGTTTAGGTCTgtaaaagattaatttatttaataccCAATCCTTTCAAAGTCCACATATTTAAGCATCTGACCTATTGTATTGTTGATAATGAAGTGTTCAAAAGGGGCCTAAAGATTCAAAATTTATCCGACCTTAAAATCGAACTTGATTTGACCcgactaaaaaataatttacaattacgtaaaaaaatattatggaCATAAAACGTGATCTCAAGTCGATCTGAAACACTTAATCCGAAATTAATCTAATAACCCAAATAAACACCTAATGCACTATGTTAAAGATCTAAGAAGTCTTAGTAAATAGAATGATTTGCCTATATAGtgttaataaagaaaaaaattcttattttgGTGCTCATTGAAAAAATTTTCACAAAGTAGTGCTTATGTAGGTAAGGTTTAATACTAAGCTACTTTGGTTTGAAATTTTCAAACCTCAATGTGAGCTAAAACAATTgttggaatattttttttttttagagattgaaaaatatttgaaagtATCTTCAATTTGCgatgaaaaaaaagtaaaaatcgcTTCTTTTGATATTCCTATAGCTAATCACAAATACTTAATGCACTTGAGACTTGGATCAATCTGagtaaaataacattaaaaactaAAGAAGAAAAGTTATAATGAACATTTAGATATAAAATTATCGTTGGacgttgatttatttttagaaaatttgttaataacaattttaactCTGTCTCGTTAATTCAAAAATTCTTACTATTGGTAAACTCAAAATTATCCTTACAATTGGTGGACCCTTCTCATAAAGtagataaattataattgatatttttgtcaGATTTTTCTCGTTTTTATTGGGAACAACTTTTTTTAGTAAAGTAGATAAATAAGTGAACTGCTTAACATCATCCTGAATATTTTACCCATGCAAtcctattttttttctaaattcccCTAACCCgtataattaaatgataattttagaCATATTTAAAGGAGAAAACTGACTTTTAATTCtttgttgtgattttatatctatattattgtattataatTGATTCTACGTATCACATGTTATATGATGTATAAACCAATTATTTTGTCGGTCTAATTTTTATGTCTGAAgttttcaaatcaaattcagataaatttggttaaatttttttcctttatataaaactttttaaaaaaataaattttagtgaGGACTAGAGagtgtattattttattttctagttCTACTTAGACTTACTATTCTTTTGGTTTACAATAAGCTTTGAAGACTCCAAACCAAAATTTAAATAGGTTAGTGACATGAACaccattttgaaaaatatttttaagtgagCACCATAATtggaattttttcttttcaactCCATTTAGGCAAATCATTCTAGTAAATCTAGTAAATAACGGTGATTTGTGAAGGTAACAAATAACCCTTATGTGGTAGAATTTGATAGGATgagagtttttttaattttagtttacttttttgattttttttatcttattattatttttgtttttttatgataatttacaaatcaaCGTTATTGATTACGAATAGGAATCATGGAGGAGTTAGGATCCCCTCCcttacttaaaatgtaatggagGATCCATTACTCAATCTAATGGTTAGAATTATTTGATAgaggaaaataagaaaaattttaaaattttattttttattttaaaataaatgtgaAGATCTTAAAACGAGTATTTGAAAAAAGTAATTTAGAAGAccctaataaaaatatttgttcAGATAAttggagagagagaaagagatgcGAAGGGAAGGTAAGGACATAGAAAATGGAGTATGTAGAGAAGGATAAAAAAGatgggacaactaaaataaAGACGTTTACTTAACGGCCAATGCTCTATGACTACATACCCCACGGATCACTACCACAATATCATACCCCATATAGGgccctaattattttttttaaatttagaaaattaaggtttattttgttacttttatttaaaaattaacaaaagataaaattttatgGTACATTTTAGCATGGTaccaaataactaaaaaataaaccaataaaataatagaaaattagcAAAATAGCAAAACTTATTATGTCAtatacttaaaaataataaaattgacagaaaactcaaatattaaatataactataaaagtaatcaaaaagtagtagaagtatttattattaaataaagggTAAATTAGGAAGTAAAATTTAACACTAGTAGGTTTCAAATCCTTGATAAACAATATCACAAGAAGACATGTTACCTACTAAGCTACATTTAACTAAAAACACGATCAGGAGTTTGTTAATATATGAGACTCCTGTTTTCAAGGGATCCTAGGCGGTCGGGGAACATGAATTTATGGTTCAAAAACGTCCATGCGTCTCAAttaataattgtttttatttttaattacaaaatagctcaaagaagaaaaaaatatattggaaTCAAATTTAAGATCTTACTTTTAAAAAGTAGTATTTacttaaattaaaacaaaatctaACTCTACCATTGGCCAAATCTATTCGTATTTAATaggattattatttttgaaatgaaTTTATAAGTTGTTTAGCAAACAACTAGTAGTTGATATTTGATTCGAGTAACTAATTTGACCAGTTGTTGCTAGTGGAAGTAACTTTTTGTAAATTAACTAATTCATAATAACAAGTTGATTCaaccaactaatttaccaaatactaaCATTAAATTATTTGACCACTCATGACTCAACTACATTTATTTGTACTTAAATGAGCTAAAATTgtccttttacttttttttgtctAACATCAAATATTCCTTTATTAGTTGTTGGTTAATTCACTTGGTTTATTTGATGAGCTTGTAACATtaactttttttgttaaataagaTGTtaattgttgtctttttattagaaaaaaagtgaattaaaacatttaagTTAATGGTCTTCCCATGGTGCGTGTAGTGattcaatttgattttgaacGATAAATATTTGAATTGAAACAGGACGTGGTGGGCGTAGACCCAAAAAGACTAAAAATTTGCGCATAGTGAACCTTGGTATAAATAATTGCATTTGTGAAAAGatcaaaatatacaaatttttgGGATCACGTACTTATTTTATGCTTCTTTTGAAGCATTTCATATGTTGATTATGTGGATCATTCTTTTAATTGCACTATAAATTTAAATCGATATGTCGTTATCTGgcctttttattataaagtttATCGATCTCCTTATAATGATCTCAAATTCATTGCTCGTGCATCCAAAATGAGAATAAACGTTGGACGCTTAGACTATGTCACATAACCATATTTAGCAACGAGAcatacaaaatttttattttattttagtccatctttttaattttgtaacaTTAATATTTTAGGTTTGTGTTTCTATAAGTCTTTCTAAAAGATAATTCAcatattgttttcattttctcTTAATTTTAATCATACCCATACAATTTAATGATCTCAAATCtcaataattttcttaatactTGTACCAGATGATATAAGCTCTTTTAGACAAAAAGAGTATACTTAAATTTCTCACCGTCATTATAATCTATTTTAACATTTAGTCTTTTActcaaaattaaacaaaacaatattGCATCTCATTTTGCTACATTaattcttacattaaaaaataacGCAAATGGAGTATAACATCATAGTAGTAATCTAACTACATACTTGATACTCCTTTAGTTTCAataaatttgtcttttttttatttgtctcacTAAGTggaacatttttatttttgatcatgATTTAcagtctttttttattttttcatccacatatttaattttattttcatcataTCTTCACTCACACTTCTTTTACTTgtctataaaatatttaattttgctaatttttcttgatttttccaTGCAAATTTGCTATGACAAAGGGTTCCTTTTACAGTTTCACTTTAGGGTAATCCTTAAGATATCGCAATcagattttctttataaagaCATGACTAAAAGAAATGTGGGCACTTCATGGTCTCGGCATGAAATTCTCGAGGTATATAGAagtaattttcataatatacACATTCCAAATGCATAAGCTAGTGGGTAGGCgggaaaaaattaaattgatttgatgaataaattattttttattaataaacaaataaaatatttcctCCTGTTCACTAAAAGTATTTCTTTATGTAAATAACTCtttttgtcccattttttttagtCCATAACTTCAAATTTaccttatttataatttttatttatcaatttaaCTTGTATTTTCTTCTTATCTACGCATTTCTCTCACTATTCCTTTCTCTTAGTTTGTCGCCCATTTGGTGAGACAAAGGTAGTATTTTatgtttatgtatttttttctaCTTTATTAAGCATATATAATCACTTTTAGAAACTCCATTGTAATTTCAAAAGAACAGATAAGCATAAGCTaggacaattttatttttttttcttcatatttttcCGGTATGGTTGGTAAATGcgaaattttgaaataaataagtatttttaacaaaaaaaaaaaagcttcggGTAaagttaatttcaaaaaataagcgcCTTAATGTCCGAGCCTAAGGTCATGTATGTTCGCAGTCACTAACGACGAACAAAAAATCGGCTTCAATTGTTTTTTCTGTTCGCAATTATTAACTGTGAACAaacattttgactttttttgatcaatttttttgttcgctattagtaactgcgaacatactTGATCTTAGGCTCGGACATGGAGAcaattatttttggaattaagttttcccgaagcttttttcttttttttattttttttttgttaaaatcacttatttgtttcaaattttcgataTATGCAAGGTTGTCTCATTTAtggcccaaaagtaaaaattaaaaaagccCCATAAATTTAAAACGTGATAAATAagactccctccgaaccaatttagatgtcccatttgcttgggcacggttattaaggatggtgtgaggtccattaaaaagggtaagtagtaaagggtaaataTTGAAGGGTAAACAGTGAAgaatagttgggtaagtaaggtatatgagagtatattcgtaattacttgtgtgaactaaggatatttagataaaaaaagattgacaaaaatagaaatgggacaactaaaaagactttgtcaAATAAGGagatgggacaactaaattggttcggggGGAGTATTATACTATTAACTATTAACTTATATTAAAAAAGCCCAAGAATAATACTCTTTTCACTTTTTGTTGTTGATAATtactattaatttatattacttggtaaaaaatagaatttatattaaatttaattcaaatgaATATCAACCTtgtacataaaaataattttttagactttaaaaaatttaaggtCCTGAGCGGTAGCTCGCTTTGCCCTTATCATGTTTTCGAATTATGTAGACGATGTTATAATGAATTAGATCCAACAGCTGATTGCTATGGCCTGATTTACGACCACCATGGTTGATCACCAGTTCTGAAATCTGTTTCGGTCCATGGCACGAAAACTACCTTCCCATCAACTACATCACTGTGCGCCAATGCCAACGACTGCAATAcgaaaacaaacaaataatcaTCGTCGATAAGCAATCTACACTACAATTGGGGTGAAGCAAAAGTTCGAAAATATTCTTAAAATCCTATGcgcttttaatatatatatatatatatatatatatatatatatatatatatatatatatatatatatatatatatatatatatataggatcaaataagaagaattttaaaatgagaagggtgagaaggatttttgtttgattttgtttggttactatatatacaaatagggatactatgttaaaaattaagaacattttaaaaattatttcatagttacctttctgtgtaacatagttacttttacaattatgagtttttggctcaatcgtgaccaagatttttttattttagtgaaattaagGGTATAGAGtccttcttatccttcttattttcaaccccttatcaatggatccctcccctatatatatatatatatatatatatatatatatgaggcccCTTTATTTCATATCAAAATCTTTTACAATCTGCTCTATCTTTTACCCTGTACGATTGGACATGTTAGAATCTTCTTTGTGCTAGAACAAGGAGTGTATTTGGCAACCGACTCGTTTGCGTAAAAACAATTCCTTTCATACAACTTTTAAGGGAGAATTCTAGTTTTTCAAGTCACTAACAAACTAAGTGTTAGGATAGTTTATTGCAAatcgatgaattaaagatggtatatatactttataagtcattggaGCCCTTtctcccattgccatatggttttgggatgatatCTCCTTAGTTTATAAAGTGTGTACTTttgaaaatacttcacatgtgagaaaGATTCCACATTACTAAAATAGTGGATTGTGAACTTGCATATAAAGTTTGGTGGGCAATCCTGAGACAAAGTGAACCTCATTAAGTGTGTATGCAGGTCAATACTCATCTCTCGTGGGTTTGTAGCCCAAGCCCACGAATGCTCAGTGGGAGTGTCCATACGAGTGGGCCAATAGGGTGATTATGCAACGAATTGTCACGTCCTAACACGAACCTCATGCTTCCTTAATATATGCTGCCATTTACAATAAGTCCAGTCTAATTTAACACCAAGACTGTTTTAAGTCTTAGTAGAAGGAAAAATAGGCAATAATTGCTATTATTGACAGCTTACCAGAGGTGCAGGTCCTCTGACAACTCTGCCTTGATTATTGTACTGAGATCCATGGCATGGACATATGAATTTGTTCTCAGCAGCATTCCACGGCACCACACACCCAAGATGTGTGCACACAGCATTGATCCCGTAGGTTGCGAGTGTTCTGTCGCTTTCCACGACTAAGTAGGTTGGATCGCCCTGATCGAGTATCATCAAAGGTTTATTTATGAGCAACATATTGaatacacaaattgttgtgagaaacTGTCTCTCCGAAAGACGTATTAGATATATAggttaaatagcctaattaataaaattaaagagaaaataagtacGTGAGCTTCTTATTTTAAGGTCGACTCTTTTAGAGACGGTCTTTCATAAGAGTAGTTGTATTGAATAAGTAATTGAAAAATTCAGCTCTATGTACTCACATTTAGGCAGCCTATAAAGGACGGCATTAGGGATACATACCTTGAGCCCTTGAGCAAGGGTGCGATCGCCTGGTGCGTGGTTCTTAAGCCATTCCTCAGCTACAATATCATTTCCTAGAGCATCCTTTGCAAGGGTGCCACCGGAACCACCTCCTCCGCTGTTATCGTTTTATGATATCAAATCCaatgttataaaataaaaatcaagtaCCATACATATGATTCATCGAGATTCATGGGTTCGGAAAACACAATACAGATTTACATAGGGCGGATGAGCAGTTCAAGTTTATACTTTTAAAATTACATTTCCATGCTTCAAACAGCGAAACTAGGCCAAAAGATTTTCGTGTGAAATGGGTCATAGAGCATATAACACATATCGTAAGGTCTCAACTAATTGTATTCATTGGGGCTGGTCAACCCAAGGGTCAAGAGTCGGGTTATTTAAAACGTATCATTAACGGGTCGGGTCAGTAACGAGTCGAGTCATCGTCAGACTTTGATATAAAGAGTCGGGTCAGGTCGGATGGGATTATTATCTAGCTtgattttcataaaaatattctcatattttatacataacatatatatatatatatatatatatatatatatatatatatatatatatatatatatatatatttatttatatatagaacCACAAGATCATTAAATGAGCTTCTTTTAATGGGTTGGGGAAAGTCAAGTGTAAACGGGCTTTGACCCATCCAACCTCTCCCGACCCAACCCGATTAATAGCTCTAGTCTCAAGTCTCAATCATTTGCTTAAttaacttttgattgagttggttcgtTGGCATTCGGCAATCGTATATATATAAAGGATggaaattaaaagaataaaatgaaAGATAAAACAACATACCCAGGAGGAACAAAGAAGTAAGTATAAGGAACCAACATAAAACCAGTAGGAAGAGAAATAGCACCCAACAACAAAAGATTCATGAGTTGCCTTTTACCCATATCAGGTACTCTATCATCTGCAGGAATACTAGTAGTTTGGCAACTCACTTTCATTCCTTTAACTCTTTCTTTACCCATTAACACATTCACTCTTCCTGATTTTGCCAATGCCAATGATGGGCCAAACATCCCACTTTTTTGAGCACATAGCTGATTAAACACACAAAGTTAAAAGGCAagtttcaaatttcaatatgacagagtatataacatatattggaATCTCAGTCATCAGCTTAGCCTTTTGATGATATGATGTTAGATGTCTAGgtcacgagttcgaatctcTATTAACCTCTCATTTCAAGTGAAACTATTATCAAAGAACgaaccaacttaaccaaatACTTTAGTTGATAGTTAAAGTCACCTAGTATACACAAATTCGTAATGAGACGGTATCTGGGTGAAATCCTCTCTATTGAGCTGACTCATGTATGTTTAGCatgttaaagtaatcacttacaaatttaaagtgattaattagagaaataagATAATAATATGGGTTCGTTTCATGATTAGACTGTCTCATATGACttgcataatatattatatactctatcacgtCTTTTTATATAAAGCCCTTTAGGAAAAAGTATGAATGCAATTCATTGCCCTTCTCATATATTgtgctaaatatttcacttgaaaTTGGTTTAGATGAGATTCTAATCTGTAACCTATCTGCCAAATTGACTTTTGATATCATGTCAAAGAAACAACTCGATCAAATGCCCACTATGTTAAATATATTCTATCAACTATTAATTCTTAAGAGTAGTTTTGAGGTGCCACCGACTAGGGCCTAGCTCATGAAGGCCCAAATTAagttaatccttataattaaaaactagTATTTGCATACGTAACTTTTAGCATGGATCGAACTTGCAACATTAGGTTTTTTAGTTAAGTGCATAACTACTGAACTACATGAAAAAATAACCAAAAATTTACATATATAAGggtcttttaaattttttttcctaggGTCTCAAAATTATAAGGAACGACACTAACTAGGAGGAGGCTTGTGAGGAGGCGTGGTAcatagtatataacatatataattaaatctTAACCATCAACTTACGTTTTTGGTTGAGACAGTCTCTTAACAGTTAACAAAATAAAAGTCAAGGAATTGGGAATAGAGAGGAAAAGAACCTGTGATGAGGTTGTGGAAGAAAGAGTAGAGGAAGCCATGGGAATTGATTTTAGTTAATGGGATTGAAGATTGAAGATGATAAATTGAGGAAGCCATTGGGTGACTAATAGTGATGTAAGGAATATGTGTGGTTGGATGGATAAGGTAGTCAATGGCAGGGAGAGAGATAATGTGGGCTAATTGAGTTTATGCCACACATTCTAAACCATATGCCTTATGGTCTATGGTCACAACTCATAAGGAATCACACGATTTGTAGTTTAATTTGTAGTTAGTCAACAGTTGCACGtataaaaaaaggaaacaagTATTTTGGTAATAAGATAAATAATACTTGTTCCATTTCTTAATGAAGTTGCTATAAAGAATGTTCACGAGAATTAACGgctcgtttggttagtggtattaaataatggtaatggaaataatttatagtgtactatttttctttatggtaatgcattaaaatgaattttatgaagaaaatgagatgatgaAAGTTGGATAAGCATGACAAAGTTGCACTAGCTTTTTTCCCACTACCATCGTTTAATACCACTTATCATACAGGTcgtaagaaaattaaattttttaagataGTGAATatgaagtattattttattgaacaataaatttgatggaagaaaagtaggaccataaacaataaacattaaaaaaaattaaaggaaattagtgaaaaaaaatattggaaccacaaataataaaaaaatatttttataaagttagtggaaacatgTGAGGaccataaaatataaaaatgttaaaaatgaaGTTAGAGAAAAATATGTGGAGACTATAAGTATCATTAAAGTATTCAAATGA
Protein-coding sequences here:
- the LOC130806673 gene encoding uncharacterized GPI-anchored protein At4g28100 — its product is MAASSNHYTIITFLTFSFLFPHHCFSNLLSEPVSGLTQPINPKDYPTTPNTVPAFPIQTDSQTCHLDLSDELFGGVNEACSHNLDRSRCCPVLAAWLYAAHARSALQLPPAKPPVSPDSDDSVLPMMPESDSQKCVNSLHNSLLKRNIKLLQPNTTCDTILCFCGIRVHQIASLSCPAAFNLTANYRNATPTANVKNLEKNCRNSSYAGCTKCLGALEKLETEGKGKSRGKEEGSSRASKMFNRDCKLMGLTWLLARNKTAYIPTVSAVLRAMMYSPHPPHDSKCSPDQENMPLAVDSLQFYKPNSSASSILSSLSLYGLVIINIITIVLSYYL
- the LOC130806342 gene encoding cytochrome b6-f complex iron-sulfur subunit, chloroplastic-like — its product is MASSTLSSTTSSQLCAQKSGMFGPSLALAKSGRVNVLMGKERVKGMKVSCQTTSIPADDRVPDMGKRQLMNLLLLGAISLPTGFMLVPYTYFFVPPGGGGGSGGTLAKDALGNDIVAEEWLKNHAPGDRTLAQGLKGDPTYLVVESDRTLATYGINAVCTHLGCVVPWNAAENKFICPCHGSQYNNQGRVVRGPAPLSLALAHSDVVDGKVVFVPWTETDFRTGDQPWWS